A region from the Metopolophium dirhodum isolate CAU chromosome 9, ASM1992520v1, whole genome shotgun sequence genome encodes:
- the LOC132952995 gene encoding ubiquitin-protein ligase E3B, which yields MMFGEHSKMQFIEQTRAARVERANDRKREQSAILVQSLVRGWLVRKRTRNLILQQFDEMFENINDLKPAITVYLSVKKFLTYWDEKRDRQRFEKLCRYIILSLECDAIKRSYISVALTSEHAVNWISHVKEILSICLTYLTKLQPKSLDDSSFLHTLLHMIVSFTSTSRWCAIHSNISLQGLKPGLERLTENLIAHLLNKNVFNTMQTLLITGLSGIKILLKPVAMTAIMTICWRCLVLSNFSTNIFQLFVIKIYSIPLLVEHLISLSPKIIETFNSVNLLEKIMQLLNDQNQCDEIFHCLHPSWSLSLIANIVHLAELSAETDEFENNSTSVFIVGLTTFLDTIRVNVVKKHSNVSSVWHPELGWFTANSNCQCSPNIPPLKNQLIPLWCGTLCSKLLRCHLINALAQIPENQQVPSPPPKTNNPIAIIKKAFDLRLSSTSQSSYKLTGIHGTKVVAACNLYFTCLKTITQLRLDIITGLCYHEDTLYLLWRFLAFLDSHCGLKNLLDILECDKNCNSGELRMLQLFCDSMSHYITILDDIEMYEQQKPFVMRDYILMSSFLNIFLYKGISQNLFDIQDTASSSYSLFRSCRTLLMVLYRRDCRRSFAPTGHWLIGDLKTSSFFNELKKGRKIYSILIQEIPHIVSHETRVRLFRKYVSREKFALGVHELHDNENFMPPIITIRRNRIIEDGYTYVSELSLKRFKGVIRVKFINEQGLDEAGIDQDGVFKEFLEETIKRVFDPSLNLFRTTDEQRLYPSPSSHIQENHLNLFEFVGRILGKAVYEGIVVDVPFASFFLSQLLGQTQELLYSSMDELPSLDNELYRNLTSVKHHEGDVSDLDLTFSVVDNHLGELTTHDLIPGGRVISVTNQNKINYVHLMAHYVMHTQIKAQTAAFIKGFKYVINPEWLSLFSTPELQKLISGDNAPIDLLDLRRTTQYYGGFHDSHRVILWLWEVLQKDFTEKERSLFLKFVTSCSKPPLLGFAYLEPPFSIRCVQVADDEDFGDTLVSVIRGFFTIRKKDPNLRLPSASTCFNLLKLPNYQKKSILRDKLRYAISSNTGFELS from the exons ATGATGTTTGGTGAGCATTCTAAAATGCAGTTTATAGAACAAACAAGAGCTGCAAGAGTAGAAAGAGCAAATGATCGTAAACGTGAGCAATCTGCTATCCTTGTTCAATCTTTGGTCAGAGGATGGCTAGTTCGCAAACGCACTCGAAACTTAATTCT gcaACAATTTGATGAAATGTTTGAGAATATCAATGATTTGAAACCCGCTATTACTGTTTatttatctgtgaaaaaatttTTGACTTATTGGGATGAAAAGCGAGATAGACAAAGATTTGAAAAACTCTGCAG atATATAATTCTTAGCCTGGAATGTGATGCAATCAAACGTAGCTACATATCTGTAGCTTTGACTAGTGAGCATGCAGTTAACTGGATAAGTCATGTCAAAGAAATTCTGTCTATTTGCCTAACTTATCTTACTAAACTTCAGCCCAAATCATTAGACGATTCTTCTTTTTTACACACCTTACTTCACATGATTGTATCTTTTACATCAACATCAAGATGGTGTGCCATACATTCAAATATTTCTTTGCAAGGATTAAAACCTGGATTAGAGCGTTTAACAGAAAACTTGATTGcacatttattgaataaaaatgtgtttaacacTATGCAG acattgcTAATAACTGGTTTATCGggcattaaaattttattaaaacctgTAGCTATGACAGCTATAATGACTATTTGCTGGAGATGTTTAGTTCTGAGCAacttttcaacaaatatattcCAACTATTTGTAATAAAGATTTATTCTATACCTTTATTGGTAGAGCATTTGATATCTCTCTCACCTAAA atcatTGAAACATTTAATTCTGTTAATCTACTTGAGAAGATAATGCAGTTATTAAATGATCAAAATCAATGTGATGAAATATTTCACTGCTTACATCCAAGTTGGTCTTTGTCATTAATTGCAAACATCGTGCATTTAGCTGAATTAAGCGCAGAAACagatgaatttgaaaataattctaCATCTGTTTTTATT gttggtttaacaacatttttggatACTATTAGAGTAAATGTAGTGAAAAAACATTCAAACGTATCTAGCGTTTGGCATCCCGAACTTGGTTGGTTCACAGCAAATTCAAATTGTCAATGTTCTCCTAATATACCACCtttgaaaaatcaattaattccaTTATGGTGTGGAACTTTATGTTCCAAGTTACTTCGGTGTCATCTAATTAATGCTTTAGCACAAATACCCGAAAATCAACAAGTACCATCGCCTCCtcctaaaacaaataacccAATAGCAATAATCAa AAAGGCATTTGATTTGAGACTATCCAGTACCAGTCAATCAAGTTATAAACTTACTGGAATTCATGGTACAAAGGTAGTTGCTGCTTGCAACTTATATTTTACATGCCTAAAGACTATCACGCAGCTTAGACTAGATATAATAACTG gTTTATGTTATCATGAAGACACGTTGTATTTATTATGGAGGTTCTTGGCATTTTTAGATTCTCATTGTGGTCTTAAGAATCTATTGGATATTTTAGAATGTGATAAAAATTGCAATTCAGGAGAATTGCGCATGTTACAACTATTCTGTGATAGTATGTCACATTACATAac tattcttGATGATATAGAAATGTATGAGCAACAAAAACCATTTGTGATGCGTGACTACATTTTAAtgtctagttttctgaacatatTTCTTTATAAAGGAATATCTCAGAATTTATTTG ATATTCAAGATACAGCTTCTTCATCATATAGCTTGTTTCGATCTTGTCGCACTCTTTTAATGGTACTTTATCGCAGGGATTGTCGTAGATCATTTGCACCTACAGGACACTGGCTGATTGGTGATCTTAAAACttcttcattttttaatgaacttaaaAAGGGTCGTAAAATATACTCG attttaattcaaGAAATCCCTCATATAGTTTCTCATGAAACACGTGTTagattatttagaaaatatgtttCTCGTGAAAAGTTTGCTTTGGGTGTACATGAATTACATGATAATGAAAATTTTATGCCACCAATAATTACAATACggag GAATCGAATAATTGAAGATGGTTATACATATGTCTCTGAATTGTCACTAAAACGTTTCAAAGGTGTAATTAGAGTAAAATTCATAAATGAACAGGGATTAGATGAAGCAGGAATTGATCAAGATGGTGTATTTAAAG aATTTCTTGAAGAAACAATAAAAAGGGTATTTGATccatcattaaatttatttcgtACTACAGATGAACAAAGGTTGTATCCATCGCCTTCGTCTCATATTCAAGAAAACCATCTGAACTTATTTGAATTTGTTGGTCGCATTTTGGGTAAAGCTGTTTAtgag ggTATTGTTGTTGACGTTCCATTTGCATCATTCTTTTTAAGTCAATTATTAGGACAAACTCAAGAACTACTATATAGTTCAATGGATGAGTTGCCCTCATTAGACAATGAATTGTATAGAAATTTAACATCTGTCAAACATCATGAGGGCGATGTTTCAGATTTAGATTTGACTTTTTCAGTAGTTGATAATCACCTTGGTGAATTAACTACTCATGATCTTATACCTGGTGGAAGAGTCATATCAGTTACTAATCAAaacaa GATTAATTATGTGCATTTAATGGCACATTATGTAATGCATACTCAGATCAAAGCACAAACAGCAGCTTTTATCAAAGggtttaaatatgtaataaatccTGAATGGTTATCATTATTTTCTACTCCAGAA cTTCAAAAACTGATATCTGGAGACAACGCTCCTATTGATTTGCTTGATCTTAGAAGAACCACACAATATTATGGAGGATTTCATGACTCTCATCGTGTGATTCTGTGGTTGTGGGAAGTTCTTCAAAAAGACTTCACAGAAAAGGAAAGATCACTTTTCCTGAAA TTTGTAACAAGTTGTTCAAAACCACCTTTACTTGGATTTGCATACTTGGAACCACCATTTTCCATAAGATGTGTTCAAGTAGCAGACGATGAAGATTTTGGTGACACACTTG ttAGTGTTATTCGAGGATTCTTCACTATTCGTAAAAAAGACCCAAACCTTAGACTGCCTTCAGCGTCTACGTGTTTCAACTTGCTCAAGCTTCCAAACTATCagaaaaaaagtattcttaGAGACAAACTTAGGTATGCAATTTCATCAAATACTGGATTTGAACTGTCATGA